The following are encoded in a window of Miltoncostaea marina genomic DNA:
- a CDS encoding glycosyltransferase, producing MTRTPAPDPRRVGYIMSAFPTVTETFILFEIIELERTGARVEIFPLRPRGDETSHPEAAPLARRTRYAHVGAPATIAAQLHWLRRAPRAYLGAWWAALRGNLRSRPFLLRALVVVPLAARFAREMQALGVSHVHAHWATHPALAANVVHRLTGLPYSFTAHAHDIYIDRSMLEEKIRDAAFVVTISDFNRSLLGRLYGDWAAAKTSVIRCGVDLTAFTPRPPRPAEGGPFTVSCIAGLREKKGQAHLVEAVARLRDEGLEVRCLLVGDGELRGRLEARIAELGVGDRVELLGHRSRDEVSAVLKGSDAMVLPSVTTDDGDMEGIPVALMEALATEVPVVASSLSGIPELVRDGETGLLVPEGDPAAIAAAIRRIHDDPAGAARMAAAGRERVLAAYDLERNTAELRRLLLWEYDGPALPAAPAA from the coding sequence ATGACCCGCACCCCTGCGCCCGACCCGCGGCGCGTCGGCTACATCATGTCGGCGTTCCCGACGGTGACCGAGACGTTCATCCTGTTCGAGATCATCGAGCTGGAGCGCACCGGCGCCCGGGTGGAGATCTTCCCGCTGCGGCCGCGCGGCGACGAGACGTCGCACCCCGAGGCCGCCCCGCTGGCCCGCCGGACGCGCTACGCGCACGTCGGCGCCCCGGCCACCATCGCCGCCCAGCTCCACTGGCTGCGGCGCGCGCCGCGCGCCTACCTCGGCGCCTGGTGGGCGGCGCTGCGGGGCAACCTGCGCTCGCGCCCGTTCCTGCTGCGGGCGCTCGTCGTGGTGCCGCTGGCCGCGCGCTTCGCGCGCGAGATGCAGGCGCTCGGCGTGAGCCACGTGCACGCCCACTGGGCCACCCACCCGGCCCTCGCGGCGAACGTCGTCCACCGCCTGACCGGGCTGCCGTACAGCTTCACGGCGCACGCCCACGACATCTACATCGATCGCTCGATGCTCGAGGAGAAGATCCGCGACGCCGCGTTCGTCGTGACGATCTCCGACTTCAACCGGTCGCTGCTCGGGCGCCTCTACGGCGACTGGGCGGCGGCCAAGACCTCGGTCATCCGCTGCGGCGTCGACCTGACCGCGTTCACGCCGCGGCCGCCCCGGCCGGCTGAGGGCGGCCCCTTCACGGTCTCGTGCATCGCCGGCCTGCGCGAGAAGAAGGGTCAGGCCCATCTCGTCGAGGCGGTCGCGCGGCTGCGCGACGAGGGCCTGGAGGTGCGCTGCCTGCTCGTGGGCGACGGCGAGCTGCGCGGCCGCCTGGAGGCGCGCATCGCCGAGCTCGGCGTCGGCGACCGGGTGGAGCTGCTCGGGCACCGCAGCCGCGACGAGGTGAGCGCCGTCCTGAAGGGCAGCGACGCGATGGTGCTGCCGAGCGTCACCACGGACGACGGCGACATGGAGGGCATCCCGGTGGCCCTGATGGAGGCGCTGGCGACCGAGGTGCCGGTCGTGGCGTCGTCGCTGTCCGGCATCCCGGAGCTGGTACGCGACGGCGAGACGGGCCTGCTGGTGCCCGAGGGCGACCCGGCCGCGATCGCCGCCGCCATCCGCCGCATCCACGACGACCCCGCCGGCGCCGCGCGCATGGCGGCCGCCGGCCGCGAGCGCGTGCTGGCCGCGTACGACCTCGAGCGCAACACCGCCGAGCTGCGGCGGCTGCTGCTCTGGGAGTACGACGGCCCCGCCCTGCCGGCCGCGCCCGCGGCGTAG
- a CDS encoding glycosyltransferase: protein MSERPLRVVMLIESVRGGGAERFTVGLARALEGPGCEVVVCASRDPGRNRDPIDHETGVRVLMLGRRRTLSPLAWLPLVRYLRRERVDVLHSHMFGSNVWGALLGRLAGVPVVIATEHSWTYEGQRLRKLIDGLWVGRLSTAFVAVSPEDARRMVELERVPARKVRTIPTGLLRDPDELRGAPGRLRDELGLPPETPLVGAIAMLRPMKAVDVLVDAFARLLGRVPGAHLVVAGDGPLRGEVEARIAALGVGDRVHLLGVREDVPAILRSLDVVVLPSDSEGSPIALIEAMVAGRAIVATRVGGMPMILDDGRCGELVPRRDPQALADAVAGLLEDPARRAALGGLAQRRALADFTLEGVARQWQALYRELRG, encoded by the coding sequence GTGAGCGAGCGGCCGCTGCGCGTGGTCATGCTCATCGAGTCGGTGCGCGGCGGCGGGGCGGAGCGCTTCACCGTGGGGCTCGCACGTGCGCTCGAGGGCCCCGGCTGCGAGGTCGTCGTCTGCGCGAGCCGCGACCCCGGGCGCAACCGCGACCCGATCGACCACGAGACCGGCGTGCGGGTGCTGATGCTCGGACGCCGGCGCACGCTCTCCCCCCTCGCCTGGCTGCCGCTGGTGCGGTACCTGCGCCGCGAGCGGGTGGACGTGCTGCACTCCCACATGTTCGGCTCCAACGTCTGGGGCGCGCTGCTCGGCCGCCTCGCCGGCGTGCCGGTCGTGATCGCCACCGAGCACTCCTGGACCTACGAGGGCCAGCGGCTGCGCAAGCTGATCGACGGCCTCTGGGTGGGGCGCCTGTCCACCGCGTTCGTCGCGGTCTCGCCCGAGGACGCCCGGCGCATGGTCGAGCTCGAGCGCGTGCCCGCCCGCAAGGTGCGCACCATCCCCACCGGGCTGCTCCGCGACCCCGACGAGCTGCGCGGCGCGCCCGGCAGGCTGCGCGACGAGCTCGGCCTGCCGCCGGAGACGCCGCTCGTCGGAGCGATCGCGATGCTGCGCCCGATGAAGGCGGTCGACGTGCTCGTGGACGCGTTCGCGCGGCTGCTCGGGCGCGTGCCCGGGGCCCACCTGGTGGTGGCCGGCGACGGCCCCCTGCGCGGCGAGGTCGAGGCCCGGATCGCCGCGCTCGGCGTGGGCGACCGCGTGCACCTGCTCGGCGTGCGCGAGGACGTGCCGGCGATCCTGCGCTCGCTGGACGTGGTGGTGCTGCCGTCCGACTCGGAGGGCAGCCCGATCGCGCTGATCGAGGCCATGGTGGCCGGCCGCGCGATCGTGGCCACCCGGGTCGGCGGCATGCCGATGATCCTCGACGACGGCCGCTGCGGCGAGCTCGTGCCCCGGCGCGACCCGCAGGCGCTGGCCGACGCGGTCGCCGGGCTGCTCGAGGACCCCGCCCGGCGGGCCGCGCTGGGCGGGCTGGCGCAGCGGCGTGCGCTGGCCGATTTCACGCTGGAGGGGGTCGCCCGCCAGTGGCAGGCGCTCTACCGGGAGCTGCGCGGGTGA
- a CDS encoding GNAT family N-acetyltransferase, with the protein MTTTGERGGARTSRSTGDAVIDRLAAAGWDELVAGGRTADPLRRTTWLRAWAREAGAAVEHRCVIVDRDRAVAAAAPLESLSRGGLRLVRHLGQGDAWFDIAPPAVDDAARADLLAAIAAEPGDILLLDGMGADEVTAEALRSAIPRVRLSPAETWRLELADPPRSMRKRRKEAGRARRRAAERGVVLAVDYTDDWPLIERRLATLLDFHAAHFPGDGPNLLAGAGVRRRFAEEGIRALGAEGRARLVQVTIEGGPMVAWDLALVGDGASAIAYAGAFDRSRDDLMTLGWISMLALVEGLGAEGVAVLDFGPGPAPYKDLIARAVPLVRATAPLSARGRAALAAHRAAAGARARLRARRGAGEDA; encoded by the coding sequence CGGCGGCGCACGGACCTCACGGAGCACCGGTGACGCGGTGATCGACCGCCTCGCCGCGGCCGGGTGGGACGAGCTCGTCGCCGGCGGCCGCACCGCCGACCCGCTGCGCCGGACGACCTGGCTGCGCGCCTGGGCCCGGGAGGCCGGCGCCGCGGTCGAGCACCGCTGCGTGATCGTCGACCGCGACCGCGCCGTCGCGGCCGCGGCCCCCCTGGAGTCGCTCTCGCGCGGCGGCCTGCGCCTCGTGCGCCACCTAGGCCAGGGCGACGCCTGGTTCGACATCGCCCCGCCCGCGGTCGACGACGCCGCGCGCGCCGATCTGCTCGCGGCGATCGCCGCGGAGCCCGGCGACATCCTGCTGCTGGACGGCATGGGCGCCGACGAGGTGACGGCCGAGGCGCTGCGGTCGGCGATCCCCCGCGTGCGGCTCTCCCCGGCCGAGACGTGGCGGCTCGAGCTGGCCGACCCGCCCCGCTCGATGCGCAAGCGCCGCAAGGAGGCCGGCAGGGCCCGGCGCCGGGCGGCCGAGCGCGGCGTCGTGCTCGCCGTCGACTACACCGACGACTGGCCCCTCATCGAGCGCCGCCTCGCGACGCTGCTCGACTTCCACGCCGCGCACTTCCCGGGCGACGGCCCCAACCTGCTCGCCGGCGCGGGGGTGCGCAGGCGCTTCGCGGAGGAGGGCATCCGGGCGCTCGGCGCGGAGGGGCGGGCGCGCCTCGTGCAGGTGACGATCGAGGGCGGCCCGATGGTCGCCTGGGACCTCGCCCTCGTCGGCGACGGGGCGTCGGCGATCGCCTACGCCGGCGCGTTCGACCGCTCGCGCGACGACCTCATGACGCTCGGCTGGATCTCCATGCTCGCGCTCGTGGAGGGCCTCGGCGCGGAGGGCGTCGCGGTGCTCGACTTCGGGCCCGGGCCGGCCCCCTACAAGGACCTGATCGCCCGCGCCGTCCCGCTGGTGCGGGCGACGGCGCCGCTGTCGGCCCGCGGCCGCGCGGCCCTCGCGGCGCACCGCGCCGCCGCCGGGGCGCGGGCCCGCCTGCGCGCCCGCCGCGGGGCCGGGGAGGACGCGTGA